One segment of Pandoraea pnomenusa DNA contains the following:
- the gcvA gene encoding transcriptional regulator GcvA, producing MKTPIFLNALRAFEASARHQSFSAAAEELSVTPAAVGQLVRGLEGWLGAPVFTRGTGKARLVPTEAALRALPDIRAGFDRLGLGLSKLREGAATGVLTVTVSPAFAAKWLLPRIHGFQAAWPDTEVRLDTNLKLVDFAAQGIDIGVRYGAGNWPDLSAEMLLEEEVFPVCSPDYLRRHPELDSPFALRDATLIHDLSVDSRAGFVTWSTWLEAVTGDDAPPQRTGLTINNSAAVLQAAIDGHGVALARSVLARDDVASGRLIHLFPDISYPSNLAYYVVYRPECEALPRLAAFREWLLEEAGAMVSIDVRREPTGDV from the coding sequence ATGAAAACCCCCATTTTTCTCAACGCGTTGCGGGCGTTCGAAGCCAGTGCGCGCCACCAGAGCTTCTCGGCAGCCGCGGAAGAACTCAGCGTGACGCCGGCGGCCGTGGGACAACTGGTACGCGGTCTCGAGGGATGGTTGGGAGCCCCGGTATTTACTCGTGGCACCGGGAAGGCCCGTCTGGTGCCAACCGAGGCGGCGCTGCGCGCCTTGCCCGATATTCGCGCCGGCTTCGACCGGCTGGGTCTCGGGCTTTCGAAACTCAGGGAGGGCGCCGCGACGGGCGTGCTCACCGTCACGGTGAGTCCTGCATTTGCGGCCAAGTGGCTGCTGCCGCGAATCCATGGGTTCCAGGCGGCGTGGCCGGATACGGAAGTGCGACTCGACACGAACCTCAAACTCGTCGATTTCGCCGCGCAGGGTATCGACATCGGCGTGCGCTACGGCGCTGGCAACTGGCCCGATCTGTCGGCCGAAATGCTTCTGGAAGAAGAGGTTTTCCCCGTGTGCTCGCCGGACTATCTGCGTCGACATCCGGAACTCGATTCTCCCTTCGCCTTGCGTGACGCCACCCTTATCCACGATCTTTCGGTGGACAGTCGCGCAGGGTTCGTGACGTGGAGCACGTGGCTCGAAGCGGTGACGGGCGACGATGCCCCCCCACAACGGACCGGACTGACCATCAACAATTCGGCGGCCGTCCTGCAAGCGGCCATCGACGGGCACGGCGTCGCGCTGGCACGCAGTGTGCTCGCGAGGGATGACGTGGCATCGGGGCGTCTGATTCATCTGTTTCCCGATATTTCATATCCTTCGAATCTGGCGTATTACGTCGTGTATCGCCCCGAATGCGAAGCGCTGCCGCGGCTGGCAGCGTTCCGCGAGTGGCTTCTCGAGGAGGCGGGCGCCATGGTGTCAATTGACGTGCGTCGGGAGCCGACAGGCGACGTGTGA
- a CDS encoding lipocalin-like domain-containing protein produces the protein MDLQTIFKRSVLVTAISACTLSAAARADAAAIDPAFVGTWTLVAADVQHPDGSRGRDYGAAPRGLMMIDAQGHYSVQIYKAERPKFVSGDKARGTPEEYKAAVMGSSTHTGTISVDQAKGALTFHIQNASFPNWEGEQQTRSFELKGGELSYRVVPRPNGDVPISIWRRLN, from the coding sequence TGCAGACGATATTCAAACGCAGCGTGCTCGTGACAGCCATTTCGGCATGCACGCTCTCGGCCGCCGCGCGTGCCGATGCAGCGGCCATCGATCCGGCTTTCGTGGGCACGTGGACGCTGGTCGCCGCCGATGTTCAACACCCGGACGGGTCGCGCGGCCGAGATTACGGGGCGGCGCCCAGGGGACTCATGATGATCGACGCGCAAGGGCATTATTCGGTGCAGATCTACAAGGCGGAGCGACCGAAGTTCGTCTCTGGAGACAAGGCCAGGGGAACGCCGGAGGAATACAAGGCGGCGGTAATGGGGTCGAGCACGCATACCGGTACGATCAGCGTCGATCAGGCAAAGGGCGCGCTGACGTTCCACATTCAGAACGCCTCCTTTCCCAATTGGGAGGGGGAGCAACAGACGCGCAGCTTCGAACTCAAGGGCGGCGAACTGAGCTATCGCGTGGTCCCACGCCCGAACGGCGATGTACCGATTTCCATCTGGAGACGGCTGAACTGA